Proteins encoded together in one Planctopirus ephydatiae window:
- a CDS encoding transglutaminase family protein, giving the protein MKHIRIIHNTEYHYNEPVTFGPHRAMVRPREGHDLHITASKLEIEPASDVRWLRDIYGNSISVITFLEPSQKLRVYSEVDVDLYDNPSLSCSIDPMVQSYPFQYSADDQVELFPFRLPSYPADAARLHEWLSPLYTPGQLHNTSDLLQALNSRIYESLTYQHRDEPGVQLPCETIAKGTGSCRDYAVLMMEAARHWGLAARFVTGYVQLDAQQHGSTHAWIEIYLPGAGWRGFDPTNNKLASAEHVSVGVARDQDKASPLSGTWFGAANAFESLAVKVQVFEVNDSSAMIGTSGNRT; this is encoded by the coding sequence TTGAAACACATTCGGATTATTCATAACACTGAATATCACTACAATGAACCAGTGACATTCGGTCCGCATCGTGCGATGGTGCGTCCTCGTGAAGGGCACGACCTCCACATTACGGCTTCAAAGCTGGAGATCGAACCCGCATCAGACGTTCGCTGGCTGAGAGATATCTATGGCAACAGCATATCGGTTATCACTTTTCTCGAACCCTCGCAAAAGCTGAGGGTCTACAGTGAGGTTGATGTCGATCTTTATGACAACCCGTCATTGAGCTGTTCCATTGACCCCATGGTACAATCCTATCCTTTTCAGTATAGCGCGGATGATCAGGTCGAGCTCTTTCCGTTCCGATTACCGAGCTATCCGGCGGATGCCGCCAGACTTCATGAATGGCTCAGCCCGCTTTATACCCCCGGGCAGCTACATAATACATCAGACTTACTGCAGGCACTCAACTCCAGAATTTATGAAAGCCTGACATATCAGCATCGCGATGAACCTGGAGTGCAATTGCCTTGCGAAACGATCGCAAAAGGCACTGGGTCTTGCCGAGACTATGCTGTTCTCATGATGGAGGCGGCCAGACATTGGGGGCTTGCCGCACGATTTGTGACCGGTTATGTACAACTCGATGCCCAGCAACATGGTTCAACACACGCGTGGATCGAAATCTATCTTCCCGGAGCCGGCTGGCGTGGATTTGATCCGACGAACAACAAACTGGCTAGCGCTGAACACGTTTCAGTCGGTGTGGCACGCGACCAGGACAAGGCGTCGCCTCTTTCCGGAACGTGGTTCGGTGCTGCAAATGCGTTCGAAAGTCTGGCCGTCAAAGTGCAAGTCTTCGAAGTAAATGATAGCTCTGCAATGATTGGTACCAGCGGCAATCGCACTTAA